Part of the Sphingobacterium sp. LZ7M1 genome, AAAAGTGGGCGTAAGTTCACACTATGTCATCGGTAGGGACGGAAAGATTGTTCAGATGGTCAACGACCTGTACCGTGCGCACCATGCAGGTTTGGGAAGATGGGGAAATGACACCGACTTGAACTCCTCTTCCATCGGTATTGAATTGGATAACAACGGTATCAGTGACCCATGGCCAGAAGTGCAGATCAACGCCTTGGTCCAATTGCTTTCCTACCTAAAGGAAACCTATAAAATTCCACAGGCAAACTTTATTGGACATATGGACTATGCCCCAACCAGAAAGAACGACCCTTCGAGGTTCCCATGGAAGGTATTGGCAGATAAAGGTTTTGGATATTGGTATGATGATGTCTTGGAAGATCCTCCAATGGGCTTTGATCCTAAGATTGCATTAAGGATCATTGGTTATGATGTGAAGAACCTAGATGCCGCTATCAAGGGATTTAAGCAGCACTATACCCAAATGGATGTCACAAGTGCCAACCTCACTGAACATGACCTCAAGATCCTTTATTCGATCTTTAAGAAATTTTTATAGGAGTATTTAGTACCTAGTATTTAGTATTTAGACTTAGGGAGTCCTACCTGTCTAAATACTAAATACTAGGTACTAAATACTCAAAAGAAAAGGACGATTTAGGTCTAAATACTAAATACTTACTACTAAATACTATTTAAACAGTCTTAACGAATTTCTCATCGTAGTTCTCGATATCAACAATGTATCTGTTGTTGATCAAGAAATCAAACAATGGTTTCGCTTCTGGAGAAACAGGAAGGTTTTTCGTCGTAACGATCTTCTCTGATTTTTTATCCAAATATGGGTAAGCATAAAGCTTAACGTTCTTGCTAAACATACCTGAGATATAGCTCAACAGCTCATTGGTATAGTTTTCCTTATTGTAATTATCCGAATTGAAGATGTTTTTCAAGTTGGAAACGTTGGTTGCAATACCAACATGTTTCGGCTTGAAGGTCTGAACGAATTCAGCCAGGTGGTTATTCCTTCTGAAGTTGGATACCAAGATATTGTTACCTGTAGAACATAGGTATTCAGCACGTTCAGCGAAGTAGATCAGATCCTCATCTGAAATCACGCTGTTTTCATCCAGCACATTCCCCATCAATACCTCAATCAGCACGACTGTATTCTCTGGAACCGCCTTTGTGTTCTTCAAGAACTCTTCTACGGCCAAGTTAAACAGGTCAAAGTTCGGATTGGACTTCTGACGATACTTCGTACGTAGGATAATGATGTTCTTTTTATAAAGATAATCCTTGATTTGGGCAGCCTTTCCATCTGGTTTGAAGATCGCTGCTTTCGAGAAACCTTTTGCGATCAGGTATAGGTTCAATAAGCGCTCATTTGCATTCGCGAAAAGAGGCCCTGAAACCTTAACCAGGTCAATTTCTACCGAGCCTACAGATAGATTGTCCACTAGGGACTCGATCATCGTCTGCGGGTTCTCTGCGTAATAATAGGCGGCAAAAACAAGGTTTACACCTAAAATACCAAGGACTTTGGTCTGCAATCTATTGTCACTGTCCAATAACCTGACGTGGATGATGATATCGTTGGTCGGTCCATCCACTTCATGTTGGAATCGGATTCCGATCCATCCATGGGGTTCATTGGTTTTCGTAAAATTCAATGTGGTTACTGTATCGGCAAAAGCAAAGAATTTTTTACTGCTGTATTTCTCACCCTGAAGGCGCTCTGTTAGGAGGCTATACTCATGGTCAAGCATTTTGGTCAGTCGGGTCCGGCTCACGTATCTTCCGGACTCTTCGATACCATAGATGGCATCGGAGAATGCCATATCGTATGCAGAGATGGTCTTTGCAATGGTTCCAGACGCTGCACCTGCTTCAAAGAAATTACGAGCGACTTCCTGTCCCGCGCCAATTTCTGCGAATGTACCATAAATATCAGCGTTAAGATTGATTTTAAGCGCTTTGCGCTTGGTTTCGTAAATTTCTCTTGCCATGCGGCAAAGGTACGAAAATAGCGTCAATAATTGTGTAAAGAGGTTGGTATAAAGAATAAAGTTAGGCGAGATTATAGCTCGCCTAACTTTTTCAATGTATAGAATAGGGCAGAGCTATGCAGCGCCTGTCCGATTTTATTGTCAAAAAGGAATTGTTTTGCCTCTTCCAGGTCCATCAATACCACTTCAATATCCTCCGAAGGGTCTAGGTCCTGTTCCTGCACTTTTCTTCCGCCGGTCAAGAGGTAGGTATAGGTTATATTTCCCGAAGTCGCTGGATTGGCAAATAGCTCACACACATAGCTGATATCATCAAAGGCATAACCCGTTTCTTCCAACAGCTCCCGTCTTGCCGCAATCTCAGGATCCTCGTTATCTTCAACCACGCCCGCTGGAAGCTCAACCATGATCCTGCCGGCACCATGACGGTACTGCTTGACGAAGATAACCTGATTGTCTTCCGTCAGAGCAACCATATTTACCCATGTAGGGTATTCCAGTACGTAGTATTCCTCTTTTATGTTGCCATTGGGCATCTCTAGCTTATCGACGCGTAGAGTGGCCCAAGGGCGTTGAATAATGTATTTCGAATCAATCGTTTTCCACTTCTCCATTAATCTTTCACTATATCAGCCATCATCAATCTCACTTTATCATCCAAACGGTTTGAAATCTGACCAAACTCAGAGGTAAACTCCAGATTCTCCCTTACCGAACAATAGAATTTAATCTTTGGCTCCGTTCCAGAAGGTCTGGCAGAAATTACATCGCCATCTTTGGTGATAAACTGAAGCACATCGGATTTAGGAAGGTCAATTTTAGACTTCTTACCTGTTGCCATATCCGTCGCTTCTGAAGTTTCGTAATCCCTAACCTCAACCACCTCGATATCGCCCAACGTTTTTGGAAGGTCAGCACGTAGATCAGCCATCATCTGTTTGATCTCATCAGCTCCAGCCTTGCCTTTTTTAGTTAGGGAAATCAGTTTCTCTTTGTAATAGCCATAGTCCAAATAAAGCTTCAACAAGACATCGTACAGAGATTTACCCTGACTTTTGAAATAGGCAGCCATCTCCGAGATAAAGGCACATGAGTTGACTGCATCCTTATCACGCACTAAATCGCCAACCAAGAAACCGTAGCTCTCTTCACCGCCCACTAGATAGGTTTCCTTGCCTTCCAGTTTCGTCATGACCTCTCCGATAAACTTGAAGCCTGTTAAGGTCTCATAGCTTTTCACATCAAATGATTTCGCGATATCCGAGAATAGGTTCGAAGTAACGATGGTTTTTACGATATATTGGTTTGCCTTTAGCTGACCAAGGTCCTTCTTCGAAGAAAGCACATAATAGGTCAACAAGCTACCGATTTGGTTACCATTGATCAATTGGAATTCGCCTGATGGCAATTTGATCGCCACACCCACGCGGTCCGCATCAGGGTCTGTTGCCATAACCACATCAGCATCGATTTCCTGACCCATGGCCATTGCTTTAGACATAGCTTCTTCCTCCTCAGGGTTTGGGTAAACCACCGTAGGGAAGTTACCGTCTGGCTTAGCTTGGTCCTCAACAACCTGAACGTTCTTGAATCCCCATGCTTCCAACATCTTTGGAACGATGGTGATACCTGTTCCGTGGATTGGTGAATAAACGATCTTCAGGTCGCTCTGCTCCTTAACGGCTTCAGGATGTATGCTCAATTTCTTGTTCGCATCTATATAGAGTTGGTCAAAGTCTTCTCCCACCAAGTGGATATTCTTCTTAACTCCCTCAAATTTGATCTCTTTCACAGAAGAGATCGCATTCACCTCAGTGATTACATTTTTATCATGTGGAGCAACCAACTGTCCACCATCATTCCAATATGCCTTATATCCATTGTATTCCTTTGGATTGTGCGATGCGGTCAACATCACCCCGCCTTGACATTTGAAATGGCGTACAGCAAAGGAAAGCATCGGTGTAGGTCTCAATTCCTTGAACAGATAGACCTGAAATCCATTAGCTGAAAAAACATCAGCAACCAGCTGACCAAATTCTTGCGAATTGTTTCGGCTATCATAGGATACCGCAACCTTGATTTCCTGATCTGGGAATTGCTTGATCAGGTAATTCGCCAAGCCCTGGGTCGCTTTTCCGATCGTGTATTTGTTCATCCTATTGGATCCCACGCCCATTATGCCGCGAAGACCACCCGTACCGAATTCCAGTTCCTTATAGAACGAATCCAATAATTCTGTCTCTTCCTTGTTGTCGACCAATGCCTTTACTTTGGAAACGGTGTCCTTATCGTATTCATCCGTTTGCCATTGATTGATTCTTCCTTGTGTTTCTTTATCTAGAGTACCCATGTGGTTACATTTTTTAAGGTAAATATATTAGTGTAATTATTAATTAGGCATCGCAGTTGCCATAAGAACGGTCCAGTACAGTTACATACCAAGAGCCTTCAAACTGTTTAACATGGAAAACCAAAAAGTGTTCATCCGTCGGGTTTAAAATAACGCGATAACTGCCATCTTCTAATTTGGAAACCCTTTCCAAGGTCTTATCATCGTACTTAGCTCCATTGAATTCCCCTTGGTACTTCATGATGGTATCCAGCAGATGCGTCACGCTGGTTGCGGTCGTATCGCTAGAGAAACCATATTTGGTCCATTTATCCGTATCACATAGAAATTCAGGCAATGCCTCAAAGGTCAAGGTCTTGTCGTTTTCAAAAGTAGTATAGGGATAGGATTCGGGAACAGGATTTTGAACATCAAAGCTGTCCACTAATTTGAATTCATCCATCACCCCAGGACGATAGATGATGGCAAGTCCATGCTCAGGATGGATCAAGGCATTGACCTTTTCATTGTCTTGGCTAAGGTAGGCACGCACAAACCTTGTAATCACCTCCGAAATCTGTTGGATCTCCTCAGGTTGGTTCAGGCTTGCTCGGGTGACCGTGTCCTGATGGGCTGTTGCTGTTTTTGATGAGTTATTACAGGAACCTAATAGCACAATAAAGGCCAATAGTCCCACTGCGTAATTTTTGATCATGATTATTTGTTGTTTTTCCGGATAGTTTGCTCGATTGTATCCCACATTTCTGAAGGGATGGCCTCCATGCCATTCATCTGACCGGCTCCTTGTAGCCATTCTCCTCCGTCTATGCTGATTATCTCGCCATTGATATAACCTGCAAAATCAGATATCAAGAAAGCTGCCAAGTTTGCCAATTCCTGATGTTCTCCAACACGTTTTAATGGAACTCGGTTCTTAAAGTCAAATTTCTGGGCCAATTCGCCAGGTAGTAGGCGGTCCCAAGCCCCTTTGGTAGGAAATGGTCCGGGAGCAATCGCGTTATGACGGATGCCATATTTTCCCCATTCAACTGCCAAGGATTTGGTCAAGGTCACCACACCGCCTTTAGCAACGGCCGATGGTACCACATAGCCCGAACCTGTGAAGGCATAGGTCGTCACGATATTCAGTACGTTTGCTGCCTGTTTCCTTTCGATCCAGTGCTTGCCAAACTCCAAAGTACAGTTCACCGTACCTTTTAGGACGATATCGATAATGGTAGAAAAAGCATTTGCAGATAAACGCTCGGTTGGCGAGATAAAGTTCCCCGCGGCATTGTTCACCAATACATCAACCTGCCCGAAGATCTCGATGGCTTTCTCGCGCACAAGTTTTATCTCCTCCGTATTCCTGATATCACAGGCAACAGGTAATACTGGGTTTCCGGTCTTGGCCTGGATTTCTTTGGCAGTTTCTTCCAGAACATCCAGTTTACGGCTCGTGATGACCACGTTGGCCCCCAATTCCGAAAAATAGACGGACATCGCCTTCCCCAATCCAGTTCCACCACCGGTTACTACCACTGTTTTACCTTTCAGGGCGTCCTGCTGTAAAGCTCCTTGTACTGCCATATTTATGATTTTTTAGTGAGATTGTCGATTATTGCTTTCAAGATTGCCCTTGTGGACGGTGCCCACCAGCGCTCTAGGACCTGCTCAATGGCAGCCCCCTTGGTTTCTTTTACCTGCTGCAAGAGATGCTTGCGGATATTCAACTTCGAAGCCCTCCATGCGTTGGGCTCAAACTGCAGGTATTGCTTGGCCTTTCTGGCTGCAGTCGTCTGGATGCGGTCAAAATCAACGACCTCATCAACCAAACCTGCGTTCAAAGCCTCCTGCGGAGTCAATAGCTTGCCTTCCAATAAGAATCGCGCCGCATTGCCTGAACCGATCCAAAAGGCATAAAGTTCAAAAATACTGCTAGGGACAATGATGCCTACTGGCACCTCATTTAATCCGATGATATATTCTCCAGCCGCCATTACTCGGTAATCGGAGCAAAGGGCCAACACACAGCCTCCTGCTGGACTATGTCCTGTAACCGCCGTGATAAAAGGCTTAGGGAAAGAGACCAGTTCTTCGATCAGGTCAATGAACTTTTCCCAAAAGGCCTTCATCTGTGCCTCGTCGTATTGAAAGAGCGTGATCAGGTCCAGGCCTGAAGTAAAGAAACCTTCTTTACCTTGAAGGACAACGGCAAAAACGGATGGATCTTCCTTTAGGGATCTGAATGTAGTCGTGATTTCCTCGATCATTTCCAGATGCATGGCATTGGATTTTCCTCGATCTAATTGAATGTAACAGATGTTCTCTGATACTTGAGTATTTAAGAATGTACCCATATGAATTCCATTTGTTAAGTATGGAAATTTACGGAAAAATTAGACGTTATGATAAAAAATTAGCGCTTATTATAAGGTAATGTGGAGATATATTGATGTTAGAATAAGATTATCAAAAGAATAGGCCCAAATGAATGGGCCTATCTCTATTATTTAACTTCAAACTCTATTATCCTTCTCAATATCCTGCCATTGAAGTCCAAGCCCTCAATGATCATTCTATAGGTTCCAGCCTCATCCGAAGTGTAAAAATCAAAATGAGCAATTCCCTTTTCATTCGATACTATCCCCGGTTCCCAGTGTATCGTCGTTCTAAGGTCCGTTTGGAACTGGCTTTCCGAATTCGTTTCATAGACAGGTTTGTAAAATTCCTTGGTCAAAGATATTCCTCTTGGCGAAATCGAAAGGATTCCCGTTGGCTGATAGGCCGAACTACGTGCGTCCCTGCCTGTTTTGGACGTGATAATGATCAAACCATTGCCGCCGTAGCTACCGTAGATGGAGGTGTAATTAATGTTCCGGAGCACCTCGACGCTCTGTATATCGATGGGGTTGATGCTGGATAGCATATCACCTTCCACATACATCCCATCTATCACCAGCTGCATCGGTCCATTGCTACGCGTGCTGTAAGGAATTCCTCCACGGAATACCACACCGGTCAGCCTGCCGTTTAGACACATCTCCAAACTAGGGCAGGTAGTAAGGTCTTCCGCTGTCAATACCTGATCCGCATTGCCAGAACCATTGAGGTTGGACGAATTGGCGGCCGCTTTCGGACGTTGTGCCCGCACGGTAACCTCTTCAATCTGGAATACCTTTTCCATGATCCCTTTTTTCTCCAATTGCTCATAGAACTTTTTGCTGGCCAGCAATTGATCCGCATTCAGTTTGTTGATGTCATTCAAGATCAAGGGCAGGTTCTTTCCGAAGTTTATGGCAGGCTCCTTAAAAGGGTTCGCAATGATGTCCACAAAGTTTTTCCCCTTATCATTCCTTGCCGACAATAAAAACTTGACACTGTCCGGAAACAACAGGTTCTTAAAGGCAAACTCACCTTCCGCATTCGCCGTGGTATCCAGGTAATCCATAAAGTTATTCGTGGATATCAGCTGTATTTTCGCATTGGGAACCGGTGCCTTTCTGCCCACCTTATTGATGCTCCCTTTGATGGTAATCCCTTTCTCTTCATCGAACTCCGCTTTTGAATTGCTGAGCGAGTCCAATTTATTGATCGAAATCTTCCTCCAACCCTGCGTCAACATCAGGTTGTCCAGATCCGCCGCCTTGACCGTACCATCGGCATTGAAGTAGAAACTTGGCTTCTCAATGAAACCTTTGATATCTGCATTTAAAAAGAGCGAGCTTAGTATGCTCACCGAG contains:
- a CDS encoding SDR family oxidoreductase; its protein translation is MAVQGALQQDALKGKTVVVTGGGTGLGKAMSVYFSELGANVVITSRKLDVLEETAKEIQAKTGNPVLPVACDIRNTEEIKLVREKAIEIFGQVDVLVNNAAGNFISPTERLSANAFSTIIDIVLKGTVNCTLEFGKHWIERKQAANVLNIVTTYAFTGSGYVVPSAVAKGGVVTLTKSLAVEWGKYGIRHNAIAPGPFPTKGAWDRLLPGELAQKFDFKNRVPLKRVGEHQELANLAAFLISDFAGYINGEIISIDGGEWLQGAGQMNGMEAIPSEMWDTIEQTIRKNNK
- a CDS encoding nicotinamide mononucleotide adenylyltransferase, which codes for MAREIYETKRKALKINLNADIYGTFAEIGAGQEVARNFFEAGAASGTIAKTISAYDMAFSDAIYGIEESGRYVSRTRLTKMLDHEYSLLTERLQGEKYSSKKFFAFADTVTTLNFTKTNEPHGWIGIRFQHEVDGPTNDIIIHVRLLDSDNRLQTKVLGILGVNLVFAAYYYAENPQTMIESLVDNLSVGSVEIDLVKVSGPLFANANERLLNLYLIAKGFSKAAIFKPDGKAAQIKDYLYKKNIIILRTKYRQKSNPNFDLFNLAVEEFLKNTKAVPENTVVLIEVLMGNVLDENSVISDEDLIYFAERAEYLCSTGNNILVSNFRRNNHLAEFVQTFKPKHVGIATNVSNLKNIFNSDNYNKENYTNELLSYISGMFSKNVKLYAYPYLDKKSEKIVTTKNLPVSPEAKPLFDFLINNRYIVDIENYDEKFVKTV
- a CDS encoding N-acetylmuramoyl-L-alanine amidase — its product is MIKKYIIYFSVAALVSSCGGGKYASTEKIYKKKAKDFSELYREAPVKGQVEKIAANNKEWIASTNFGVRKPNYVMIHHTAQKDLDQTVRTFHNEKVGVSSHYVIGRDGKIVQMVNDLYRAHHAGLGRWGNDTDLNSSSIGIELDNNGISDPWPEVQINALVQLLSYLKETYKIPQANFIGHMDYAPTRKNDPSRFPWKVLADKGFGYWYDDVLEDPPMGFDPKIALRIIGYDVKNLDAAIKGFKQHYTQMDVTSANLTEHDLKILYSIFKKFL
- a CDS encoding enoyl-CoA hydratase/isomerase family protein yields the protein MGTFLNTQVSENICYIQLDRGKSNAMHLEMIEEITTTFRSLKEDPSVFAVVLQGKEGFFTSGLDLITLFQYDEAQMKAFWEKFIDLIEELVSFPKPFITAVTGHSPAGGCVLALCSDYRVMAAGEYIIGLNEVPVGIIVPSSIFELYAFWIGSGNAARFLLEGKLLTPQEALNAGLVDEVVDFDRIQTTAARKAKQYLQFEPNAWRASKLNIRKHLLQQVKETKGAAIEQVLERWWAPSTRAILKAIIDNLTKKS
- a CDS encoding phospho-sugar mutase, which gives rise to MGTLDKETQGRINQWQTDEYDKDTVSKVKALVDNKEETELLDSFYKELEFGTGGLRGIMGVGSNRMNKYTIGKATQGLANYLIKQFPDQEIKVAVSYDSRNNSQEFGQLVADVFSANGFQVYLFKELRPTPMLSFAVRHFKCQGGVMLTASHNPKEYNGYKAYWNDGGQLVAPHDKNVITEVNAISSVKEIKFEGVKKNIHLVGEDFDQLYIDANKKLSIHPEAVKEQSDLKIVYSPIHGTGITIVPKMLEAWGFKNVQVVEDQAKPDGNFPTVVYPNPEEEEAMSKAMAMGQEIDADVVMATDPDADRVGVAIKLPSGEFQLINGNQIGSLLTYYVLSSKKDLGQLKANQYIVKTIVTSNLFSDIAKSFDVKSYETLTGFKFIGEVMTKLEGKETYLVGGEESYGFLVGDLVRDKDAVNSCAFISEMAAYFKSQGKSLYDVLLKLYLDYGYYKEKLISLTKKGKAGADEIKQMMADLRADLPKTLGDIEVVEVRDYETSEATDMATGKKSKIDLPKSDVLQFITKDGDVISARPSGTEPKIKFYCSVRENLEFTSEFGQISNRLDDKVRLMMADIVKD
- a CDS encoding NUDIX hydrolase, with the translated sequence MEKWKTIDSKYIIQRPWATLRVDKLEMPNGNIKEEYYVLEYPTWVNMVALTEDNQVIFVKQYRHGAGRIMVELPAGVVEDNEDPEIAARRELLEETGYAFDDISYVCELFANPATSGNITYTYLLTGGRKVQEQDLDPSEDIEVVLMDLEEAKQFLFDNKIGQALHSSALFYTLKKLGEL